The Deltaproteobacteria bacterium genome includes a window with the following:
- a CDS encoding ABC transporter ATP-binding protein, whose amino-acid sequence MLEVTSISKTFAGFKAVNKANLTVEKGEIVAVIGPNGAGKTTLFNLITGIIKPDSGRVLFKNEDITGLSPHEVCRKRISRSFQIVNVFQRLTVFENVQISVLSREKKTWNLFTPSTSLAIKETDEILASVGLLKKKNRTTALLSHGDRKVLEIAMALGGSPEFLILDEPTAGMAAEETSRCIDLIKKLSQTMGLTILFCEHDMEIVFGIANRIMVMVRGGTIIQGSCEEVRCNEAVQDAYLGGSDVCLM is encoded by the coding sequence GTGTTAGAGGTAACATCCATATCAAAAACCTTTGCCGGCTTCAAGGCGGTGAACAAGGCCAACCTGACAGTGGAAAAAGGTGAAATCGTGGCCGTCATCGGGCCCAACGGGGCCGGGAAGACCACGCTATTTAACCTCATTACCGGAATTATCAAGCCTGATTCCGGCCGGGTGCTCTTTAAAAATGAAGATATTACCGGGCTTTCTCCCCATGAGGTCTGCCGCAAGCGCATCTCCCGCTCCTTTCAGATAGTCAACGTTTTTCAAAGGCTGACCGTTTTTGAAAACGTGCAGATATCCGTATTATCACGCGAGAAAAAAACCTGGAACCTCTTTACCCCTTCGACAAGTCTGGCAATTAAAGAAACGGATGAGATCCTTGCCAGCGTCGGCCTCTTGAAGAAAAAAAATCGCACAACAGCGCTCCTCTCCCACGGTGACCGCAAAGTCCTGGAGATCGCCATGGCCCTGGGGGGTAGCCCCGAGTTCCTGATCCTCGATGAACCTACTGCCGGCATGGCCGCCGAAGAAACCTCGCGTTGTATTGACCTTATAAAAAAGCTTTCCCAGACCATGGGACTTACTATCCTCTTTTGCGAGCACGACATGGAGATTGTCTTCGGAATTGCCAACCGGATTATGGTCATGGTGAGAGGCGGTACAATTATCCAGGGATCCTGTGAGGAAGTGCGCTGCAACGAGGCGGTACAGGATGCATACCTGGGGGGGAGTGACGTATGCTTGATGTAA
- a CDS encoding ABC transporter ATP-binding protein has product MLDVRGIETYYGSSHILFGVSLAVNKGEVVGLLGRNGAGKSTTMRSIMGLTPPRQGRVSFNDEDITGLKPFLHFRKGIAYVPDDRRVFADLSVDDNLEIVFRRGIEWNKERVYEIFPALAEIKTRRAGNLSGGEQQMLTIARGLMGGPELLLLDEPTEGLAPLIVRDLEEQILKLRDAGISILLSEQNVRSALKMISRAYVIDNGRIRFEGTVAELEANEEVKKKYLMV; this is encoded by the coding sequence ATGCTTGATGTAAGGGGGATTGAAACATATTACGGCTCCAGCCATATCCTTTTCGGCGTCTCCCTCGCCGTCAACAAAGGAGAGGTGGTAGGGCTCCTGGGCAGAAACGGCGCCGGCAAGAGCACCACCATGCGGAGCATCATGGGCCTGACCCCCCCCCGGCAAGGGCGCGTATCCTTCAACGATGAAGACATTACGGGCCTCAAACCATTTTTGCACTTCCGCAAAGGAATCGCTTATGTGCCCGATGATCGCCGGGTCTTTGCCGATTTAAGCGTTGACGATAACCTGGAGATAGTGTTTCGCCGCGGCATCGAATGGAACAAGGAGAGGGTTTACGAGATATTCCCCGCTCTGGCTGAAATAAAAACAAGAAGAGCCGGAAACTTAAGCGGCGGCGAACAGCAGATGCTCACCATTGCCCGGGGCCTGATGGGGGGGCCGGAGCTGCTCCTGCTGGACGAACCGACGGAAGGACTGGCGCCGCTCATTGTCCGTGACCTCGAAGAACAGATTCTCAAGCTGCGGGATGCCGGCATCAGCATTCTCCTTTCGGAACAGAACGTCAGATCGGCGCTGAAGATGATCAGCCGGGCCTACGTCATTGATAACGGTAGAATTCGCTTTGAAGGGACTGTAGCCGAGCTCGAAGCGAACGAAGAGGTGAAGAAGAAGTATTTGATGGTATAG
- the hcp gene encoding hydroxylamine reductase, which translates to MFCYQCEQTAKGAACTIMGVCGKEPDVAALQDLLVYALKGLALYALEGRKVGVRNKEADAFTSDGLFAVITNANFDPQRFDGLIRQCVALRESLKEKVRAAGGKIDFTEATATFQPAATLSGLIAQGEKVGLKSDPDINSDILSLQHILLFGLKGVASYAHHARILGQEDDSITAFLQEGLAATLRKDLGLNDWVALVLKCGAVNLRTMELLDAGNTGTYGHPTPTSVPLGAKKGKAILVSGHDLKDLEELLKQTEGKGINIYTHGEMLPAHGYPGLKKYAHLYGHYGTAWQNQAKEFAEFPGTILMTTNCIQKPRETYQDNIFTSGPTGWPGVPHIADGNFKLLIDKALTLPGFPADTKGREVLVGFARNAVLGVADKVIEAVKGKAIRHFFLVAGCDGAKPGRNYYTEFVEKAPADTVILTLACGKFRFFDKELGNIGGIPRLLDIGQCNDAYSAIQIAVALAGAFGVGVNDLPLSMILSWYEQKAVAILLTLLHLGIKNIRLGPTLPAFITPNVLDVLVKTFDIKPITTVDEDLKAILG; encoded by the coding sequence ATGTTTTGCTACCAGTGTGAACAAACCGCCAAAGGTGCAGCTTGCACAATTATGGGAGTCTGCGGCAAGGAACCGGATGTGGCCGCTCTGCAGGATCTGCTGGTCTATGCCCTGAAGGGTCTGGCTCTGTACGCCCTGGAAGGTCGTAAAGTCGGAGTTCGCAACAAGGAGGCCGACGCCTTCACCAGTGACGGGCTTTTTGCCGTCATCACCAACGCGAATTTCGACCCGCAGCGCTTCGACGGTCTGATCCGGCAATGTGTCGCCCTGCGGGAAAGCCTGAAAGAAAAAGTGCGCGCGGCCGGCGGCAAAATTGATTTTACCGAGGCAACGGCCACTTTCCAGCCGGCGGCAACCCTGAGCGGCCTGATCGCCCAAGGAGAGAAGGTCGGTCTGAAGTCCGACCCGGATATCAACAGTGATATTCTCTCGCTCCAGCACATCCTGCTTTTCGGTCTTAAAGGGGTGGCTTCATACGCCCACCACGCCCGCATCCTGGGCCAGGAGGACGACTCTATTACTGCTTTCCTCCAGGAAGGGCTGGCAGCCACCTTGAGAAAGGATCTGGGTCTGAACGACTGGGTCGCCCTGGTGCTGAAGTGCGGCGCGGTAAATCTCCGGACGATGGAGCTACTCGATGCCGGCAATACCGGGACTTACGGACATCCGACGCCCACAAGCGTACCCCTGGGGGCTAAAAAGGGCAAGGCCATCCTCGTCTCCGGCCATGACCTAAAAGACCTGGAGGAACTGCTCAAGCAGACGGAGGGCAAGGGCATCAATATCTACACCCACGGTGAAATGCTGCCGGCCCACGGCTATCCGGGTTTGAAAAAATACGCCCATCTCTATGGTCACTACGGAACCGCCTGGCAAAATCAGGCCAAAGAGTTCGCGGAATTTCCCGGGACCATACTGATGACGACCAACTGCATCCAGAAACCGCGCGAAACTTATCAGGACAACATCTTCACGAGCGGCCCAACCGGCTGGCCCGGAGTACCCCACATCGCCGACGGTAACTTCAAGCTGCTGATTGACAAGGCGCTGACCCTGCCCGGTTTCCCGGCGGATACCAAGGGACGGGAGGTGCTCGTGGGCTTTGCCAGAAACGCGGTCCTCGGCGTGGCCGACAAGGTCATCGAGGCCGTCAAGGGTAAGGCCATCCGCCATTTTTTCCTCGTTGCGGGATGCGACGGCGCCAAACCGGGCCGCAATTACTATACCGAGTTTGTGGAGAAGGCCCCCGCCGATACGGTAATCCTCACGCTCGCCTGCGGCAAGTTCCGCTTTTTCGACAAAGAGCTGGGCAATATTGGCGGTATTCCGCGCCTGCTGGACATCGGCCAGTGCAATGACGCCTACTCGGCCATCCAGATCGCCGTGGCTCTGGCCGGTGCTTTCGGTGTCGGCGTCAATGACCTGCCCCTGTCCATGATCCTCTCCTGGTACGAGCAGAAAGCGGTCGCAATACTGCTGACCCTGCTGCACCTGGGAATCAAGAATATCCGCCTGGGCCCCACGCTCCCGGCCTTTATCACCCCGAACGTACTCGATGTGCTGGTCAAGACCTTTGACATCAAGCCGATCACCACGGTGGATGAGGATCTGAAGGCGATTCTGGGATAA
- a CDS encoding branched-chain amino acid ABC transporter permease codes for MSKKTLFWLGAGIILLLLFPAFLPRFYVYLVSIILLYGLLATSLNLVLGYGGIFQFHHAVFYGVCAYGTTLILTKTALPPMLAFIVGPLVAAAFGLVIGIICIRLSKLYFGMLQISLGSLVWAIVYRWYSFTGGDDGIHGVPIPELLATPKSAYYFTVIVTLVCLFIMWKILHSPFGSALQGIRDNPVRSEMIGINVRMHQLLALALAGFFAGVAGSLFVVVDNTVFPDMLFWTFSLEILIMCLLGGWFTFLGPMLGAAVIVVLRTFVSTYTGYWALVLGIIMMLVIFFLPNGILGYVEEKFKRGFIEPEIREQ; via the coding sequence ATGAGCAAGAAAACCCTTTTCTGGCTGGGCGCAGGCATTATCCTGCTGCTGTTGTTCCCTGCATTTCTCCCGCGCTTTTACGTTTATCTCGTCTCGATCATTTTACTCTACGGCCTGCTGGCCACGAGCCTGAATCTTGTCCTCGGATACGGGGGGATTTTCCAGTTCCACCACGCCGTCTTCTACGGGGTTTGCGCCTATGGAACAACGCTGATACTGACGAAGACGGCTCTGCCCCCAATGCTGGCATTCATTGTCGGGCCCCTGGTAGCGGCCGCCTTCGGCCTTGTTATCGGCATCATCTGTATCCGCCTTTCCAAGCTTTATTTCGGCATGCTGCAGATCTCGCTCGGTTCCTTAGTCTGGGCCATTGTTTACCGCTGGTATTCCTTTACGGGAGGCGATGACGGGATACACGGCGTACCCATTCCGGAGCTCCTTGCCACGCCGAAGAGCGCCTACTATTTTACGGTCATCGTTACCCTGGTATGTCTTTTTATCATGTGGAAGATTCTCCACTCCCCTTTCGGAAGCGCTCTCCAGGGCATCAGGGATAATCCCGTGCGCAGCGAGATGATCGGAATAAACGTCAGAATGCATCAACTCCTGGCCCTGGCCCTGGCCGGATTTTTTGCGGGGGTGGCCGGTTCTCTTTTTGTTGTCGTGGATAATACGGTTTTCCCCGATATGCTTTTCTGGACCTTCTCCCTGGAGATCCTCATCATGTGTTTGCTCGGGGGGTGGTTTACCTTCCTGGGACCCATGCTGGGAGCTGCCGTCATCGTTGTTCTGAGAACCTTTGTGAGTACCTATACCGGCTATTGGGCGCTTGTGCTCGGTATTATCATGATGCTCGTCATCTTTTTCCTGCCCAACGGCATCCTTGGCTATGTTGAGGAAAAATTCAAAAGAGGATTTATAGAACCGGAAATAAGGGAGCAATAA